A genomic stretch from Chitinophagaceae bacterium includes:
- a CDS encoding T9SS type A sorting domain-containing protein, giving the protein MVIDWHVMNNDEQEEYILERSRDGVNFELLRKVPAKVILNQAAYTEVDPHPLNGWNYYRLRAIDKLDREKASFTVKVWFGLNELIRISPNPASEKIVINLSEPSSISEIELVNISGQVLKKINNIQFYTELNISHLQAGFYYLRILGKYGLTIKSFVKN; this is encoded by the coding sequence GTGGTCATTGACTGGCATGTGATGAATAATGATGAGCAGGAAGAATATATTCTTGAGCGGAGCAGGGACGGAGTGAATTTTGAACTGTTAAGAAAGGTTCCGGCTAAAGTTATTTTAAACCAGGCGGCTTATACAGAGGTTGACCCTCATCCTTTGAACGGGTGGAACTATTATCGTTTAAGAGCAATTGATAAGCTCGACAGGGAAAAAGCATCCTTTACCGTAAAGGTTTGGTTTGGGTTAAATGAGCTGATCAGGATCAGCCCGAACCCGGCTTCAGAAAAAATTGTCATTAATTTGTCCGAACCAAGCAGCATATCCGAAATTGAACTTGTCAATATATCCGGCCAGGTGTTAAAGAAGATAAATAACATTCAGTTTTACACTGAACTAAACATATCTCACTTGCAAGCGGGATTTTATTATCTGCGTATCCTGGGTAAATACGGGCTTACAATAAAGTCTTTTGTCAAGAACTGA
- a CDS encoding Gldg family protein, whose amino-acid sequence MKKIVTTTYGWIVLLAVLIAVNMLAGLFKFRLDLTAEQRYSLSPQTKKLLRNIDSTITIDVFLKGDFRSSFRKLKNSTDDLLVEMKEYSSNNLVINYKTVEELFDEDAKANMLSNVLNQLKYSGVNIDSIRQKRPNFNEEITQQIISDSLKVLGIMPYTLEVQEKEESKTQRVIYPSAVVHYGNKVIPVDLLSGKTEYSRDPLTGRLATDEAKSISNAEALLEFKFANAIEKFSVNKSRSLVI is encoded by the coding sequence ATGAAAAAAATAGTTACTACTACATACGGGTGGATTGTTTTACTGGCAGTATTGATTGCTGTAAATATGCTGGCTGGATTATTTAAGTTCAGGCTTGATCTTACTGCTGAACAACGCTATTCACTTTCACCCCAAACAAAAAAACTGTTGCGGAATATCGACAGCACCATTACCATTGATGTATTTCTGAAAGGCGATTTCCGCTCTTCGTTCCGCAAACTGAAAAACAGTACCGATGATCTGCTGGTTGAAATGAAAGAATACAGCAGCAATAACTTAGTGATCAATTATAAAACGGTTGAAGAACTGTTTGATGAAGATGCCAAAGCAAATATGCTGAGCAATGTATTAAATCAGCTGAAGTACAGTGGTGTAAATATTGACAGTATTCGCCAAAAAAGACCCAATTTTAATGAAGAGATCACACAACAGATTATTTCAGATTCATTAAAGGTGCTGGGCATCATGCCTTATACGCTGGAAGTACAGGAAAAAGAAGAATCAAAAACCCAGCGTGTCATCTACCCTTCTGCGGTTGTTCACTATGGCAATAAAGTAATTCCTGTTGATTTACTCAGTGGCAAAACAGAATACAGCCGTGATCCATTAACCGGTCGTTTGGCAACTGATGAAGCAAAAAGTATCAGCAATGCAGAAGCATTACTCGAATTCAAATTTGCAAATGCCATTGAAAAATTCAGCGTAAACAAAAGCCGCTCATTGGTTATTTGA
- the porU gene encoding type IX secretion system sortase PorU, whose protein sequence is MTVGGIGLRVQNKNSAASPNQVVTAFRDHYFYELDTINFLKSGKEWYGEEFSNTPGKTVTRNFSVSFPNLVTGTPVQIVSNVAARSNSVSSSFTVRANNNVAVQHNVTSVGTGTYDPVAFPHEAVSTFTSAQSAITIQYTYQPGSLNSQGWLNWFKLFPQRLLSMNGIDQLMFRDWETVGSGNSTEFRLQSASANTIVWEVTDPLNPVNISGTVTGSEFRFANTSERLREYVAFNNQIFLQPQALGKINNQDLHNSSVKDYLIVTHPSLLSEAQRLGAWHQQNQNLRTLVVTTDQVYNEFSSGTADPAATRDFVKMYYDKAGNDTTKRPRYLLLFGDASYDYQNRISANTNLVPCYESNASLDPLSTYTSDDFFGLLDDADNINQTFPVSLIDIGIGRIPAKNAQEAKYVVDKVIRYHAKESFGPWRNEVSLVADDEDNNIHLDDAELHAQVIQQNKTFNLSKIYLDAYRQQSGSGGSRYPDANQAVNNKLFSGTLIWNYSGHGGFRRLAEEVVLDQDMVNSWNNPDRLPLFITATCDFAPYDNPAVNSIGENILVREKTGAIALMTTTRVVFAFSNRIINNNYFQMALATDANGIFPTLGEAMKKAKNYTYLNFGDVINNRKFTLLGDPAVRLGFPNLKVKTTSINNQSPSADTLKALDRYTIKGEVTDASGNRLTGFNGNVYPVIFDKVQQVKTFGNDATSNVVIFNNQTNIIFKGKAKVTNGQFSYTFVVPKDINYQFGNGKINYYAEDGTKDGNGAETSIVVGGAGTNPISDQTGPTIKGWLNDKKFVNGGIANQTPVLLLNLVDSSGINTVGTGIGHDLIATLDNDNSRFFILNDYYEADADSYQAGSVRFQLPDLTEGLHTLTIKAWDVQNNSSEYRLEFKVVKDEEFKIERVYNYPNPFTSKTTFMFEHNRPGDNLHVMIRIFSVSGKLVKSIIRTINTEGNRSFDIEWDGRDDYGQKIGRGVYIYQLEVKDSNGKKQSALQKLVLL, encoded by the coding sequence TTGACAGTTGGCGGAATCGGGCTGAGAGTACAAAACAAAAATAGTGCAGCATCACCTAATCAAGTGGTGACAGCTTTCCGGGACCATTATTTTTATGAACTGGATACCATTAATTTTTTAAAGAGTGGCAAAGAATGGTATGGAGAAGAGTTCAGTAATACACCCGGCAAAACAGTAACACGGAATTTTTCTGTCTCTTTTCCAAACTTAGTAACCGGCACTCCGGTACAGATTGTTTCAAATGTTGCTGCAAGAAGTAACAGTGTAAGCAGTTCGTTTACAGTAAGGGCAAATAATAATGTGGCAGTGCAGCACAATGTTACAAGTGTTGGCACAGGTACTTACGATCCCGTGGCTTTTCCGCATGAAGCAGTTTCAACATTTACTTCAGCACAATCGGCCATTACGATTCAATACACGTACCAGCCCGGCAGTTTAAATTCACAGGGATGGCTCAACTGGTTTAAGTTATTTCCGCAGCGGCTGTTAAGTATGAACGGGATTGATCAGTTGATGTTCCGTGATTGGGAAACGGTAGGCAGTGGAAACAGTACTGAATTTCGTTTGCAATCTGCATCAGCGAATACAATTGTTTGGGAAGTGACTGACCCCTTAAATCCTGTAAATATTTCAGGAACAGTAACAGGTTCAGAATTCAGGTTCGCTAATACTTCTGAACGTTTAAGGGAATATGTTGCTTTTAATAATCAGATTTTTTTACAGCCTCAGGCATTAGGCAAAATCAACAATCAGGATCTGCACAATTCATCTGTAAAAGATTACCTCATTGTAACTCATCCATCTTTACTTTCAGAAGCACAGAGGCTGGGTGCATGGCATCAGCAAAATCAAAATCTCCGCACTCTTGTTGTAACAACCGACCAGGTGTACAATGAATTTTCATCAGGCACAGCTGATCCTGCTGCTACCCGTGATTTTGTAAAAATGTATTATGATAAAGCCGGGAACGATACAACCAAACGTCCCCGTTATCTTTTATTATTTGGTGATGCATCGTATGATTATCAAAACAGGATCAGTGCAAACACCAATCTTGTTCCCTGTTACGAAAGCAATGCGTCACTTGATCCGTTATCAACGTATACATCGGATGATTTTTTTGGATTACTGGATGATGCTGATAACATCAACCAGACTTTTCCTGTAAGTTTAATTGATATTGGCATTGGCCGTATTCCTGCAAAGAATGCACAGGAAGCAAAGTATGTGGTTGATAAAGTGATCCGCTATCACGCCAAAGAAAGTTTTGGTCCGTGGAGAAATGAAGTATCACTGGTGGCAGATGATGAAGACAATAATATTCACCTCGATGATGCAGAACTGCATGCACAGGTGATTCAGCAAAACAAAACTTTTAATCTCTCAAAAATTTATCTCGATGCATACCGTCAGCAAAGCGGAAGTGGAGGCAGCCGTTACCCAGATGCAAACCAGGCCGTCAACAATAAACTATTTTCCGGCACATTGATCTGGAATTACAGCGGTCATGGTGGTTTCAGAAGATTAGCTGAGGAAGTAGTTCTCGACCAGGATATGGTGAACAGTTGGAACAATCCTGACCGACTTCCATTGTTTATTACTGCTACCTGCGATTTTGCTCCTTATGATAATCCTGCTGTGAATTCGATTGGCGAAAATATTTTAGTTAGGGAAAAAACAGGTGCCATCGCTTTAATGACAACCACCCGTGTGGTGTTTGCTTTCAGTAACCGCATCATCAATAATAATTATTTCCAGATGGCACTGGCAACTGATGCAAATGGAATTTTTCCAACGCTGGGTGAAGCCATGAAAAAAGCAAAGAATTATACCTATCTGAATTTTGGTGATGTGATCAACAACAGAAAATTCACGTTGCTCGGAGATCCTGCTGTGCGTCTTGGATTTCCAAACCTGAAAGTAAAAACAACATCCATCAATAATCAATCACCATCTGCTGATACGTTAAAAGCATTGGACCGATATACCATCAAAGGCGAAGTAACAGATGCTTCCGGTAATCGCCTGACCGGGTTTAACGGAAATGTATATCCTGTAATTTTTGATAAGGTTCAACAGGTAAAAACCTTTGGGAATGATGCCACAAGTAATGTTGTAATCTTCAATAATCAGACGAATATTATTTTTAAAGGGAAGGCAAAAGTTACCAACGGACAATTCAGTTACACGTTTGTTGTTCCAAAAGATATCAACTACCAGTTTGGAAACGGGAAGATTAATTACTATGCAGAAGATGGTACGAAGGATGGAAACGGGGCTGAAACATCCATTGTTGTAGGTGGTGCAGGAACAAATCCAATCAGTGATCAAACTGGTCCAACCATCAAAGGCTGGCTCAACGATAAAAAATTCGTTAATGGTGGTATTGCCAATCAAACACCTGTATTGCTGCTGAACTTAGTTGATTCAAGCGGTATTAATACAGTGGGTACAGGTATTGGTCATGACCTGATTGCAACGCTGGATAATGATAACAGCCGCTTTTTTATACTCAATGATTATTACGAAGCAGATGCAGACAGTTACCAGGCAGGTTCGGTTCGGTTTCAACTGCCTGATTTAACAGAAGGCCTGCATACACTTACTATCAAAGCATGGGATGTTCAAAATAACAGCAGTGAATACAGGCTTGAATTTAAAGTGGTGAAAGATGAGGAATTTAAAATTGAAAGGGTGTACAATTACCCCAACCCTTTTACCAGCAAAACAACCTTCATGTTTGAGCATAACCGACCGGGTGATAACCTGCACGTAATGATCCGCATTTTCTCCGTTTCCGGGAAGCTTGTAAAATCTATCATCCGTACAATAAATACAGAAGGAAACCGTTCTTTTGACATTGAATGGGACGGAAGAGATGACTACGGACAGAAAATTGGCCGTGGGGTCTATATTTACCAGTTAGAAGTAAAAGACTCAAACGGTAAAAAGCAATCGGCCCTTCAAAAATTAGTTCTTCTGTAA
- a CDS encoding IscS subfamily cysteine desulfurase, with product MMKQQQIIYLDYNSTTPVDHRVLETMLPWFTEKFGNAASRSHAIGWEAEEAVTIAREQIAKLIGSVKEEIVFTSGATESINLAVKGVAEVYASKGNHIITCVTEHKAVLDTCAALEKKGVAVTYLPVNEKGMIDLNDLQKAITPSTILIALMYANNETGVIHPVKQIGAIAKEKKLLFFCDATQAVGKITVDVVMDDIDLMAFSSHKIYGPKGIGALYVRRKNPRVTIKSQIDGGGHERNMRSGTLNVPGIVGFGKAAKLAGLEMKKRQENLQLLRDKLESSLLQLGSVKINGNSGHRLPSTGNLCFGGINGTNLLAAISKKIAVSSGSACTSASTDPSHVLNAMGLSDEEARNSIRFSLGIMTTEQEIDLAIKEISEILRQLRAEENSISG from the coding sequence ATGATGAAGCAGCAGCAAATCATTTATCTCGACTACAATTCCACCACGCCGGTCGATCACCGTGTACTGGAAACTATGCTGCCCTGGTTTACTGAAAAATTTGGTAATGCTGCCAGTCGCTCACATGCAATTGGATGGGAAGCAGAAGAAGCAGTAACTATTGCCCGTGAACAGATTGCAAAACTGATTGGATCTGTAAAAGAAGAAATCGTATTTACATCTGGCGCTACCGAAAGCATCAACCTTGCTGTAAAAGGAGTTGCAGAAGTGTATGCTTCAAAAGGAAATCATATCATCACCTGCGTTACAGAACACAAAGCAGTGCTTGATACCTGTGCAGCATTAGAGAAAAAAGGTGTTGCTGTTACTTATCTGCCTGTGAATGAAAAAGGGATGATTGATTTAAATGATCTGCAAAAAGCAATCACCCCTTCAACGATATTAATTGCCTTGATGTATGCCAATAATGAAACAGGAGTTATTCATCCGGTGAAACAGATCGGAGCAATTGCAAAAGAAAAGAAGCTGCTGTTTTTCTGTGATGCTACACAGGCCGTTGGAAAAATTACGGTTGATGTGGTAATGGATGATATTGATCTGATGGCTTTTTCATCGCATAAAATATACGGACCAAAAGGTATTGGTGCTTTGTATGTAAGAAGGAAAAATCCAAGGGTTACGATTAAATCACAGATAGATGGCGGCGGACATGAACGGAATATGCGGAGTGGAACGTTGAATGTACCCGGCATTGTCGGCTTTGGTAAGGCTGCAAAGCTTGCCGGGCTTGAAATGAAAAAAAGACAGGAGAACCTGCAACTGCTGAGGGATAAATTAGAAAGCTCTCTACTACAGTTGGGAAGCGTAAAGATCAATGGAAATTCCGGCCATCGGCTTCCTTCAACAGGCAATCTCTGTTTTGGTGGAATAAATGGAACAAACCTGCTGGCGGCCATCAGCAAAAAAATAGCTGTCTCCAGCGGCAGTGCCTGCACCAGTGCTTCAACAGACCCCAGTCATGTGCTGAATGCAATGGGTCTGTCTGATGAAGAAGCCCGTAACTCCATCCGCTTCAGTTTGGGAATCATGACCACAGAGCAGGAAATTGACCTGGCTATCAAGGAAATCTCTGAGATCCTTCGGCAGCTAAGAGCGGAAGAAAATAGTATCTCAGGCTGA
- a CDS encoding Gldg family protein, protein MTGNGEPTGPETYDLVQTMDVDYTLQIIDPNESPIIPKEFAAILVVKPAKAFSDSAKMKIDQYIMQGGKVIWFLDILNAEKDSLAFTAQTLAYDRGLELDDLLFKYGIRVNRDLLQDQQCDLSKLVVGDAGGQPQLADVPFNYYPLLVATNNHPVTKNLEPVLSLFANTLDTVKAEGITKTVLLSSSENAKVVSTPAIISLQELKTIENVQLYNKKNLPVGILLSGKFTSLYGNRASSEMRQFFTANYGSFKTENSEPTQQIVVGDGDIVLNSYTQKEPFPMGYSRVQERSFANKTFLQNIVQFMTGNAGIVELRNKDVTLRLLNLQKVNEQRLMWQIINIAIPILLIILIGIIYLQWRKRKYSKTK, encoded by the coding sequence TTGACTGGCAATGGCGAACCTACGGGTCCTGAAACTTACGACCTTGTGCAAACAATGGATGTTGATTATACATTGCAGATCATTGATCCCAATGAATCACCCATTATACCAAAAGAATTTGCAGCAATCCTTGTTGTAAAACCGGCAAAGGCTTTTTCTGATTCTGCAAAAATGAAAATTGACCAGTACATTATGCAGGGCGGTAAAGTGATCTGGTTTCTTGATATATTAAATGCAGAAAAAGACAGTCTTGCATTTACTGCACAAACATTAGCTTATGATCGTGGATTGGAACTGGATGACCTGTTATTCAAATATGGCATCCGTGTCAACAGGGATCTGTTGCAGGATCAGCAATGCGATTTAAGCAAACTTGTTGTGGGCGATGCAGGTGGTCAGCCACAATTGGCTGATGTTCCTTTTAATTACTATCCCTTACTGGTTGCCACAAATAACCATCCGGTTACAAAAAACCTTGAACCTGTATTAAGTCTGTTCGCCAATACACTTGATACAGTGAAAGCAGAAGGCATCACGAAAACTGTTTTATTATCATCAAGCGAAAATGCGAAAGTGGTAAGTACACCTGCCATTATCAGCTTACAGGAATTAAAAACAATTGAAAACGTTCAGCTGTATAATAAGAAAAATTTACCTGTAGGTATTTTGCTCAGTGGAAAGTTTACCAGTCTCTATGGCAACCGTGCTTCATCAGAAATGCGGCAGTTCTTTACAGCTAACTATGGTTCTTTCAAAACAGAAAACAGTGAACCAACACAACAGATCGTTGTTGGTGATGGTGATATTGTACTGAACAGCTACACACAGAAAGAACCCTTCCCAATGGGTTACAGCCGGGTGCAGGAACGCAGCTTTGCCAATAAAACTTTCTTACAAAATATTGTACAATTTATGACGGGCAATGCGGGCATTGTTGAATTACGGAATAAAGATGTAACACTTCGCTTACTCAATCTGCAAAAAGTAAATGAACAGCGCCTCATGTGGCAGATCATCAATATTGCAATACCCATTCTGCTGATAATTCTCATTGGCATTATCTACCTGCAATGGAGAAAACGGAAATACAGCAAAACAAAATAA
- the alr gene encoding alanine racemase, whose product MLQQQRQHQNKTLILSDFPLTAEQEKGTYASIAKLIQSHAVTRLITVGEKSKHYLTELIPSTIQIQSFSSTNELLEQLPLINFHNESILIKGARVFELDKIAQLLEQKTHQTVLEINLTAIARNIKEYQKLLKPSTKIMAMVKAFSYGSGSYEIANLLQFLKADYLAVAFTDEGIDLRKAGITLPIMVMNPEPVTFDALTEHNLEPELFSFSILHAFEEYLEKEAITDYPVHIKIDTGMHRLGFMQHELPHLCEELTKKNYFTVQSVFSHLAASEDEQEDAFTLRQSKLFEEACTYIESQVHYTFIKHLDNSNGTLRHPQLQYDMVRLGIGMYGISPLISKLQLEEALSLKTTIAQIKQLQPGDTVGYNRRGIISKSSTIATVRIGYADGYPRNLSNGKGYMLVNGQKAPVIGTICMDMTMLDMTDIADVKEGDEVMVFGRELSVTLLSQWSQTIPYEIMTGISQRVKRVYYEE is encoded by the coding sequence ATGCTGCAGCAGCAACGTCAGCATCAAAACAAAACATTGATTCTTTCTGATTTTCCTTTAACGGCAGAACAGGAAAAAGGAACCTATGCTTCTATTGCAAAACTTATTCAAAGCCATGCTGTAACAAGATTGATTACTGTTGGCGAAAAATCAAAACATTATTTAACTGAATTAATTCCTTCAACTATTCAAATACAAAGCTTTTCATCAACCAATGAATTGCTGGAGCAATTGCCATTGATCAACTTTCACAATGAAAGTATTCTTATCAAAGGTGCAAGGGTATTTGAACTGGATAAGATTGCTCAGTTACTTGAACAGAAAACACATCAAACAGTTCTTGAAATTAATCTTACTGCAATTGCAAGGAATATTAAAGAATACCAAAAACTGCTGAAGCCATCCACAAAGATTATGGCTATGGTAAAAGCTTTTTCCTATGGCAGCGGCAGTTATGAAATAGCCAATCTCTTACAGTTTCTGAAAGCAGATTATTTAGCGGTTGCTTTTACAGATGAAGGTATTGATTTACGGAAAGCAGGTATTACACTGCCCATCATGGTTATGAATCCTGAGCCTGTTACGTTTGATGCTTTAACTGAGCATAATCTTGAACCGGAGTTATTTTCATTTTCCATTCTTCATGCCTTTGAAGAATATCTTGAAAAAGAAGCCATCACAGATTACCCTGTTCACATTAAGATTGATACAGGCATGCACCGTCTTGGTTTTATGCAGCATGAACTACCTCATCTTTGTGAAGAGCTGACAAAGAAAAATTATTTCACGGTACAATCTGTTTTCAGTCACCTTGCTGCAAGTGAAGATGAACAGGAAGATGCTTTTACATTGCGGCAATCGAAATTATTTGAAGAAGCATGTACCTATATTGAATCACAGGTTCATTATACTTTCATAAAACATCTGGATAATTCAAACGGCACATTGCGTCATCCGCAGTTGCAATACGATATGGTGAGGCTTGGTATCGGCATGTACGGCATCAGTCCATTAATCAGTAAACTTCAACTGGAAGAAGCCCTTAGCTTAAAAACAACCATTGCCCAGATAAAACAATTACAACCCGGAGATACTGTTGGTTACAATCGAAGAGGCATCATCAGCAAATCTTCAACTATAGCAACAGTTCGTATTGGCTATGCCGATGGATATCCACGCAATCTCAGCAATGGCAAAGGTTATATGCTGGTTAACGGGCAAAAAGCACCGGTAATTGGCACCATTTGCATGGACATGACCATGCTGGACATGACCGATATTGCCGATGTAAAAGAAGGCGATGAGGTAATGGTGTTCGGCAGAGAATTATCAGTAACCCTGCTTTCACAATGGAGCCAAACCATTCCATATGAGATCATGACAGGTATAAGCCAACGGGTGAAGAGAGTGTATTACGAAGAATAA
- a CDS encoding iron-sulfur cluster assembly accessory protein: protein MIFVTDKAKEKVSHLKQQANVGADAEYFLRVSVVGGGCSGLSYKLDFDNESKPNDQVFEDNGVKVVTDMKSFLYLYNTTLDFSDGLNGKGFHFNNPNASRTCGCGESFAV, encoded by the coding sequence ATGATTTTCGTTACAGATAAAGCAAAAGAAAAAGTGTCACACTTAAAGCAGCAAGCCAATGTAGGCGCTGATGCAGAGTATTTTCTCCGTGTGAGTGTTGTGGGTGGCGGTTGCAGCGGCTTAAGCTATAAGCTGGACTTCGACAATGAATCCAAACCCAACGACCAAGTATTTGAAGATAATGGTGTTAAGGTAGTAACCGATATGAAGAGTTTTCTCTACCTCTATAACACAACTCTTGATTTCAGCGACGGGTTAAATGGCAAGGGCTTTCATTTCAACAACCCGAATGCCAGCCGTACCTGCGGATGCGGGGAGAGTTTTGCGGTTTAA
- the gldF gene encoding gliding motility-associated ABC transporter permease subunit GldF: MWAICKKEFRQFFSNLTGYITIILFLLLNGLFLFVFSNFNILDYGYATLENFFNLSPFILLLLIPAVTMRLFPDEWRSGTMETLFTRPLTAWQIVLGKYIASLFVVVIALLPTLTYLFTMKAMAADGTLLDTGGIMGSYIGLLFLSAAFTAIGLCSSSFTSNPVVAFLLSAFFCFVLYSGFTALSTLFGAGTDYMVEMLGMDFHYSSLSKGVIDSRDVIYFLSIIFFTLFLTVQRISRKK; encoded by the coding sequence ATGTGGGCTATTTGTAAAAAAGAATTCCGGCAGTTTTTCAGTAACCTTACGGGGTATATCACCATCATCCTGTTCCTTTTGCTGAACGGATTGTTCCTGTTCGTTTTCTCCAACTTCAACATCCTCGATTATGGTTATGCCACACTCGAAAACTTTTTCAACCTTTCACCGTTCATATTGCTGCTGCTCATTCCGGCCGTAACCATGCGTCTCTTCCCCGATGAATGGCGGAGCGGCACAATGGAAACATTATTCACCCGGCCTTTAACTGCCTGGCAGATTGTACTGGGCAAATACATTGCATCCCTTTTTGTAGTGGTAATTGCACTGCTTCCAACATTAACTTATTTGTTTACCATGAAAGCGATGGCGGCCGATGGAACATTGCTCGATACCGGCGGCATCATGGGTTCCTATATTGGTTTGCTGTTTTTAAGTGCAGCTTTTACAGCCATCGGACTTTGCAGCAGCAGTTTCACCAGCAACCCTGTTGTTGCTTTTTTGCTGAGTGCTTTCTTTTGTTTTGTGTTATACAGCGGCTTTACTGCATTAAGCACTTTGTTTGGTGCAGGAACAGATTATATGGTTGAAATGCTGGGAATGGATTTTCATTACAGCAGTTTGTCAAAAGGTGTTATCGACAGCAGGGATGTTATTTATTTCCTGAGTATAATTTTCTTCACCCTCTTTCTCACCGTTCAGCGAATCAGCCGCAAAAAGTAA
- a CDS encoding UDP-N-acetylmuramoyl-tripeptide--D-alanyl-D-alanine ligase → MLIEELYNLFLQYPSVQTDTRKLKTGDLYFALKGENFNGNQFAVQALEKGAVYAVVDEEIDSTDKRIIKVDDVLQTLQQLAKHHRQQFTIPFIAITGSNGKTTTKELIHAVLSSHFKTYTTEGNLNNHIGIPLTLLKVKADAEIAVVEMGANHQKEIASYCTYTLPTHGLISNCGKAHLEGFGGIEGVKKGKGELYDFIRNTNGTVFINKDYEYLLRMSKGIHFQITYGTANAETTGHLIKSEPFLKVEITSNDVIDIIETHLVGDYNLPNVLAAVSVGRYFHVPAEKIKQALGNYQPSNSRSQLIESGTNKIILDAYNANPSSMKLAIENFARMHAEKKILMLGGMAEMGEASLEEHKGIIELIQQYKWHAVVLVGGDYEKVEHPFINFNTSAEAREWFLQQRFEHAHILIKGSRSMQMEKVLQ, encoded by the coding sequence ATGCTCATCGAAGAACTGTACAATCTGTTTCTGCAATACCCATCTGTACAAACAGATACCCGTAAATTAAAAACAGGTGATCTCTATTTTGCACTGAAAGGTGAAAATTTTAATGGTAATCAGTTTGCTGTACAAGCATTGGAAAAAGGAGCAGTATATGCTGTAGTTGATGAGGAGATTGACTCAACTGATAAGAGGATTATAAAAGTGGATGACGTGCTGCAAACACTTCAGCAGCTTGCCAAACATCACCGGCAGCAATTCACAATTCCATTTATTGCTATAACAGGAAGCAATGGAAAAACAACCACAAAGGAATTGATTCATGCTGTTCTTTCATCTCACTTTAAAACTTATACCACAGAAGGCAACCTGAATAATCATATTGGAATTCCGCTCACATTACTGAAAGTAAAAGCTGATGCTGAAATTGCTGTAGTAGAAATGGGTGCCAATCACCAAAAAGAAATTGCATCTTATTGTACTTATACTTTGCCAACACACGGCTTAATTAGTAACTGCGGCAAAGCACACCTCGAAGGTTTTGGCGGAATTGAAGGAGTTAAGAAAGGAAAAGGTGAATTATATGATTTTATCAGAAATACAAATGGTACTGTTTTTATCAATAAAGATTATGAATACCTGCTCAGGATGAGTAAGGGAATTCATTTTCAGATTACTTACGGAACTGCCAATGCAGAAACAACTGGGCATTTAATCAAGAGCGAGCCTTTTTTAAAAGTGGAAATCACAAGTAATGATGTTATAGACATTATAGAAACCCATTTGGTGGGAGATTATAATTTACCAAATGTGCTTGCTGCAGTAAGTGTTGGACGATACTTTCATGTGCCTGCTGAAAAAATAAAACAGGCACTTGGAAATTATCAGCCTTCCAACAGCCGGTCGCAGTTAATTGAAAGCGGAACAAATAAAATTATCCTGGATGCTTACAATGCCAATCCCAGCAGTATGAAACTGGCCATTGAAAACTTTGCCCGTATGCATGCTGAGAAAAAAATACTGATGCTGGGAGGAATGGCTGAAATGGGTGAAGCAAGTCTTGAAGAGCACAAAGGAATTATTGAATTGATTCAGCAATATAAATGGCATGCAGTTGTATTAGTTGGCGGCGATTATGAAAAAGTTGAACATCCGTTTATCAATTTCAATACATCAGCAGAAGCAAGGGAATGGTTTCTGCAGCAGCGTTTTGAACATGCTCATATTTTAATTAAAGGGTCAAGAAGTATGCAGATGGAAAAAGTGCTGCAATAA
- the mce gene encoding methylmalonyl-CoA epimerase has protein sequence MQKVEHIGIAVKSLDVSISLFEKLLNTNCYKTELVESEQVNTAFFKKGETKIELLESLTADGVIAKFIEKKGEGMHHIAFDVTDIEAEMKRLQAEGFILLNEKPKQGADNKLVCFLHPKTTNGVLVELCQEKK, from the coding sequence ATGCAAAAGGTAGAGCATATCGGTATTGCAGTTAAAAGCCTGGATGTTTCCATTTCTTTGTTTGAAAAACTGCTGAACACAAACTGTTATAAAACTGAGCTGGTTGAAAGCGAACAGGTGAATACCGCTTTTTTTAAAAAGGGCGAAACGAAAATTGAATTACTCGAAAGTCTTACTGCCGATGGTGTAATTGCAAAGTTTATTGAAAAGAAAGGAGAGGGGATGCATCATATTGCGTTTGATGTTACAGATATTGAAGCAGAAATGAAACGACTGCAGGCTGAAGGATTTATTTTACTCAACGAAAAACCAAAGCAGGGGGCAGATAATAAACTGGTTTGTTTTCTGCATCCCAAAACTACCAATGGGGTGTTGGTTGAATTGTGCCAGGAGAAGAAATAA